A window from Populus trichocarpa isolate Nisqually-1 chromosome 3, P.trichocarpa_v4.1, whole genome shotgun sequence encodes these proteins:
- the LOC7478192 gene encoding NAC domain-containing protein 35, producing the protein MAIAATMSHNTNNEQNNNNNDCNSNSNNKDDDHEHDMVMPGFRFHPTEEELVEFYLRRKVEGKRFNVELITFLDLYRYDPWELPALAAIGEKEWFFYVPRDRKYRNGDRPNRVTTSGYWKATGADRMIRTENSRSIGLKKTLVFYSGKAPKGIRTSWIMNEYRLPHHETERYQKVEISLCRVYKRAGVEDHPSLPRSLPSRASSSRGPQSDKKHQSHLTLERFQPFVGQSSQQIEMEKMSETDASSSSDVTTALGLSKHNSNAYHPTPPISNSLGLPASVGEGMFLNLPKQASSSLIPSFTNLFSVTSSVSSSPVDDLHRLLNYQQASINHHHHHQQQQQQQFYLLQQPQHQSSQLSSMTPQTSQQLPLNMLPELLPPTFPDRLWEWNQMPEANRDFNNPFK; encoded by the exons ATGGCAATTGCAGCAACCATGAGCCACAACACAAACAACGagcaaaacaacaacaataacgattgcaacagcaacagcaacaacaaagatgATGACCATGAGCATGACATGGTTATGCCAGGATTTCGTTTCCATCCAACTGAAGAAGAACTTGTCGAGTTCTACCTTCGCCGTAAGGTTGAGGGCAAACGCTTCAATGTGGAACTCATCACTTTCTTAGATCTTTATCGCTATGATCCTTGGGAACTTCCtg CTTTAGCAGCTATTGGAGAGAAAGAATGGTTCTTCTATGTCCCTAGAGACAGGAAATATCGAAACGGGGATCGACCCAATCGTGTGACTACTTCTGGCTACTGGAAGGCAACAGGAGCTGACCGGATGATCCGAACTGAGAATTCAAGATCAATTGGTTTAAAGAAAACCCTAGTTTTCTACTCCGGGAAAGCTCCTAAAGGAATCCGAACTAGTTGGATCATGAATGAATACCGGTTGCCACACCATGAAACTGAACGATACCAAAAG GTTGAAATATCACTTTGCCGCGTCTACAAGAGAGCTGGAGTAGAAGATCATCCATCCCTCCCTCGTTCACTTCCATCACGGGCATCCTCATCGAGGGGGCCTCAATCTGACAAGAAACACCAAAGTCATCTCACGTTGGAAAGATTTCAACCTTTTGTAGGACAATCATCGCAACAAATTGAAATGGAAAAGATGAGTGAAACAGATGCAAGCAGCAGCTCAGATGTCACAACTGCTCTTGGACTCTCCAAGCATAACAGTAACGCATACCATCCAACCCCTCCAATTAGCAACTCACTTGGACTTCCAGCTTCAGTAGGAGAAGGAATGTTTCTAAACCTGCCCAAGCAAGCTTCCAGCTCTTTAATCCCTAGCTTCACTAATCTATTCTCTGTTACATCCTCCGTATCGTCGAGTCCAGTAGATGATCTGCATAGACTACTTAACTACCAACAAGCTAGcattaatcatcatcatcatcatcagcagcagcagcagcaacaattttatcttcttcaacaacCACAACACCAATCCTCACAGCTTTCTAGTATGACACCACAAACATCGCAGCAGCTGCCTCTCAACATGCTACCAGAATTGCTACCACCCACCTTTCCAGACAGACTATGGGAGTGGAATCAAATGCCAGAAGCAAATAGAGACTTCAATAACCCATTCAAGTAA